TGGGAATAATCACGTTCACTTAGAACAATATCTTGCTTTGTAAGTTTAGCTAGTTCCTTGTCGATGGCCCATACGTTATAGCCATCAGGCAGCTTAACTAACAGCGGTATATCGAGCTTAAGACACGTTCTCAGCTTATCTTTCATTGATACTTTCGTATCAATATCACTTAACTTATAGAAAACCTTATTGATAAATCTCAAACTATCATCCTTGCAAGCGACTGATAAGTAGGGCTATTAATGCTACTAATAGCAAAAATAGCAGGGTCAATCACCCAATATTTGAACACGACCGATTCAATCCCATCTATCAAACCAAACTTGCTCTCGGCAAACTACCCTATCTTGATAATGTTATTAGTAATGCTCAAACTCCCTTTGGATGCATTCTCTATATGATTCGACCACCAGTTCATCAGTTCTGTCCGATGTTTTAGGTAGTCAGATCGGTTATACGCTTTACGCACAGCATTTTTGTCAACATGAGCTAATGCTGCTTCAATAACATCTGGATTAAACTCTTGCTCATTCAACGTTGTACTTGCCAATGCCCTAAATCCATGAGCTACCAACTTATCTTGATATCCAATACGGCGAAGTACTTTATTTACAGTCTCTGTATGAATATGTTTTTTAGGATCTCGATTGGAAGGGAATAAGTATGGGCTCTGCGGGCGTTTAAACCCTTCTAATATACTCAGTATCGCGATTGTCTGCTTTGTAAGTGGAACTATATGTTCACGTTTCATTTTCATACGCTCTGCTGGAATGACCCATTGTTTTTTATCTAAATCGATCTCAGACCATTCAGCCTTAGCCGCTTCATTTGAACGTGTCATCGTATGCAACTGCCATTCAATTAAAGCACGTGTCACTATTTGTAAGTTAGAAGCGTTTAAGGTGCGTATCAGCTCAGGTAGTTCATCAGGCTTTATAGTGGGCATATGTTTAACAGCAGGCTTCTCAAATGCTGCTCTTATACCACTCAAGGGATTAGCATGAATAAGACCGGTATTGACTGCAAAAGTCATCACTTCATTTAAACGTTGCCCTAAACGCCTAACTGTCTCAAGACTTCCTGATTTTGCAACATTTTTCAAAACCGCAATTACGGTTGGGGCTGTTAGGCTAGAAATTGGATACTTACCTAGTGAAGGAAAGATATGTAAGTTGAAAGATCGCCAGATGTCCTTAGCGTAACCCTCCGTGATCGACGACTTTTTGATTGCGAACCAATTCTCAGCAACAGCTTGTAGGGTGTTACTGAATTGATCTTGTTGCCTTAGGCGTTGTTCATCTTTGTAAGCTTTGGGATCAATGTTTTGAGCAAGTAGCTCTCTGGCTTGTTTTCTTTTCTCTCTTGCTTGCGCTAGAGAGACTTCAGGATAAACCCCAAAACCAAGGTTTGTGCGATTCTTCGTGAAAGGCTTCGTGTATTTAAAGACCCACGTTTTCGAACCAGAGGGCTTGATTTTAAGCTGTAGGCCATCACCATCAGATAAAGTATATTCTTTCTCTGAAGCCTTAGCTTGCTTGACTTGAGTATTGTTTAAGGGTGCTATTTTCTTTGCCATGATGTACCACCGAAAAAGCCAGCTGTGGCACAATCCGATGTACCACCGATACATCAATGGTACATTAGAAAAGACTAGTGGTACATGAGGTAGTACAAAAAGTGTCGGATGAAAAAGAGCAATATTGGATGTTAAAGCATCTTAACTTATTGAATTGACGTATTTCAGATAAGAAAAAAGACGCTCTGAAGCGTCTTTAAACTTGAATGTGGCGGTGAGTGAGAGATTCGAACTCTCGATACGTTGCCGTATACACACTTTCCAGGCGTGCTCCTTCAGCCACTCGGACAACTCACCGTATTTTGATTTTGGTTGGCTTTGTGTGCCAACGAGGCGCTAATTTAATGATTCAGGCCTTGTTGGTCAAGGGTATCAGCGAAAAAAGTTCTAATTTGTGGTTCAAGTGGTGATAAATTAGCTATCTCGCTGATTGAGTGACCAATTTATGCCGATTGGCGCTGGTAGCCAGGAACTCGGAACCAGCGACGGCACATATCTAGGAAGTAACCGTAGAGAACGCCCATACCGCATGAAACCACGGCATTACTTGATACTGCAGTGATGATTTGATCGGTTGATGCACCTACTGCAAATAGTATTGCTGCGTAAACTGGCGATTGGAACAGAACGTAGGCAATCAAGTCAGCGATGTTACGCATAAGTCCTGATTCAGATACACGTTTTCCTTGGCGTAAGCAGAAGTCACGGAACACGCCATATGGCCATGCGATGGCGATATTTACGGGGATTGAAAGCGTTCGCGAAGCCAGCGACTGCTGGAAGGTCATGCCAGAAATCATGATTTCAATGATCATTCCGGTGACAAAACAAAAAACAACCATAGCAAACGTATCTGCTGCGGCATTGCGAATACAAAACGGCGCACGCGCTTTCATTCTGGGCTAGCTCCAATTACACGACATCTATATAAAAAAGCCTGCAAATCTCAGTAAATCACTGAATTACAGACATAAAAACGCCCGGCCATTACTGACCAGACGATGGCGCTATTAGAACATAAAAATATTGGTTTAGGATTTCAAAGTTTTAGATAAAACCAGCTTATATCACTACTTTTAACTCTAAATGCAGTGACTACCACCATCAAGCCAATAATTGTACAACCAGATTATCCATGTCATCTTTTGATGGTGCTTGCTGGTGTGTGACTTGTGATTGAATCGATTCCAACAGCTGTTTTCCTTCCAGGTTGTCTGAGGGCATCATCGGTTCAATGCTGTGCAATGCAATGAGAGCTTGATCATAGGCTTGGTTGTCAATGGCAATACTTAAATCGATCACTAGAGACTCTAGCGCATCGTCAAACTGGTTTAACTCTTGGTACGCTTTGTCGAGGTCCTGATATTGACGCAACTTATCAGCATAGAAATAAAGAGCATCATCAAACTCTTTGTCTTTTACTGGTTTGGCAATGATGTGGTCAACACCTGCAGCTAACATGCGCTGTTTGGTTTCTTCAAAAACGTCGGCTGTACAGCCTAGAATCAACACTTCTGCATTACGGGAGTCTAGTTTACGAATACGACGTGTGGCTTCGACACCATCCATAATGGGCATATGGTTATCCATTAGCACAAGATCATAGGTGTCTGTTTCTAAGCGCTCTAGCGCGACTTCGCCGTTCTCAGCGCAAAACACCTCAAAGCCTTTTCCTTTCAATAATGCTTCTAAGATGATGGCATTGGTCCGGTTGTCTTCAACGACTAAAGCCTTTAATCCGTCACAATTTTTACTGTAGGTTGCAGATAACTGCGGTGTGGTTGGTGTTGCCAGCTCAACACGTGCAACCACTTCAAAACTTGAACCTATACCCAGCTCGCTGCTTAAAGTAATACTGCCGTCCATGAGCTCGGCTATCTGCTTGACGATTGCTAGGCCAAGCCCTGTGCCTCCAAAGCGTCTTGTGGTGCTCGATTCTGCCTGTTCAAACGGAGAGAACACTTTACTCTGGGCATCTTTAGCGATACCTATGCCAGTATCTCTAACACGAATGCTTAAATAATGTTTGTCACCGACGTGGATTTCCTTGAAATACACTTCCACAAAGCCCCGTGCCGTGAACTTAACCGCGTTGTTCAATAGGTTAAACAAGATTTGTCTAACACGCGCTTTATCGGCGAAATACCAGCGGTCAACTGGCACATCCGAATGTACACGAAAATCCAGACCTTTTTCAGTACATAGCGTGTGATAAACACTGTTCACACTGCCAATGATGTTTTCCAGCGGGAACGCGCTCTTGTCTAATTCCAACTTACCCTGCTCTATCTTAGAGAAGTCGAGAATCTCATTAAGCAAGGTCATCATATGATCACCTGACTCATACAGAGTGCGCATCATTTTACGCTGCTCTGGGTTCAAATCACTTTTTAGCAAGATTTGTGCAGTGCCGAGTACACCGTTCATTGGTGTTCGTATTTCATGAGACAGTGTCGCTAGAAAAGCACTTTTTGCTTCAGTCGAGACTTCAGCTTTACGGCGTTCTTCTTCCAAATAGAAGGTTTTCTGGTTAAAGCTATCAACGAGGAACCGTATCTCATCATTGCTGTTGTATTCAAAATCGATGGTGCCACTCTCTTTTGAGTTCCTGACATTCTCAGCGATCGAGACAATAGGACGAATAACGTACTGATTGAGCATGTAGTAGCCGAGTAAAATACAACAGAGCAAAATCGGAATAAGGGCAAGTTCGACTTGCGAGACAAGGTTGAACACCTGATCACTAACAAGGTATTTCGAGTTGACGACATCCATTTGCCAGTTAAACGCACCAAATTCGCGCTGGCTTATATAGATATCTTTAACGATGTTGAAATTATAATGGGTGATGGCTTCGCCAAAGCCATCTTTTAAACTCACACCGAGGTTGTACTGCTCAGCGTGTTCTAGGATGTAAGAAACCAAATCCACTAACGATAAATCGACGGTAGCAACACCAGCAAACTCACCTTGAACGTAATAAGCGGATGAGGCTGTGATCATTTGTACGTGCGTGAATGGGTCAATATAGACAGGTGACCAAACAAATTCGCCGGGGGGTAGGTTAACGACACTTCGATACCAATCTTGCTGGTCATATCCGCCATTTTCGGGGTTATCCCACGAGTAGATCTGCTCTACTAAACCATCACTAGCACGATTGTAAAACAGGCTTTGATAGGGAGTTTCAGAATTTACGCTATAAGGCTTCGGCCATAAACCGCCACTCACCACAATACCATCGATGTGGATAAACATTGAATACAGGCTATCAGCTTGGTCTTGAGTGGTTAAACCCGCAGAACCTACACTAACTATGCTACTGAGAATGCTTAACGAGTTATTTAGTTTGTCTTCGACTTGTGAAGCTAGAAGCTGGGTTCTTACGTCCAAGTTTTGCTGTAGTTGCTTGCGAATGGGTGGCTCTACTACTTGAAATACGACAGTACCTATAACCGCAATAAACAATATCAAATAGATGGTGAGCGCAATTTTACTCTTACGACGCAGCGAGGACGTGTGCTTCATTAGACTATTGTTATCCTTATCAATACCGCAGCGTTAGGCTGCTCTTAATCAGTCCTTAATTCAAAGCTAACCATAGACTTAGGATCTGGCAAGGAATTTTCCTGATTTTTGGGCATTGGCTTGTTACACTGTGGCGAAATGTAGGATCTA
This genomic interval from Vibrio agarivorans contains the following:
- a CDS encoding integrase domain-containing protein; this translates as MAKKIAPLNNTQVKQAKASEKEYTLSDGDGLQLKIKPSGSKTWVFKYTKPFTKNRTNLGFGVYPEVSLAQAREKRKQARELLAQNIDPKAYKDEQRLRQQDQFSNTLQAVAENWFAIKKSSITEGYAKDIWRSFNLHIFPSLGKYPISSLTAPTVIAVLKNVAKSGSLETVRRLGQRLNEVMTFAVNTGLIHANPLSGIRAAFEKPAVKHMPTIKPDELPELIRTLNASNLQIVTRALIEWQLHTMTRSNEAAKAEWSEIDLDKKQWVIPAERMKMKREHIVPLTKQTIAILSILEGFKRPQSPYLFPSNRDPKKHIHTETVNKVLRRIGYQDKLVAHGFRALASTTLNEQEFNPDVIEAALAHVDKNAVRKAYNRSDYLKHRTELMNWWSNHIENASKGSLSITNNIIKIG
- a CDS encoding L-alanine exporter AlaE — protein: MKARAPFCIRNAAADTFAMVVFCFVTGMIIEIMISGMTFQQSLASRTLSIPVNIAIAWPYGVFRDFCLRQGKRVSESGLMRNIADLIAYVLFQSPVYAAILFAVGASTDQIITAVSSNAVVSCGMGVLYGYFLDMCRRWFRVPGYQRQSA
- a CDS encoding hybrid sensor histidine kinase/response regulator, whose translation is MKHTSSLRRKSKIALTIYLILFIAVIGTVVFQVVEPPIRKQLQQNLDVRTQLLASQVEDKLNNSLSILSSIVSVGSAGLTTQDQADSLYSMFIHIDGIVVSGGLWPKPYSVNSETPYQSLFYNRASDGLVEQIYSWDNPENGGYDQQDWYRSVVNLPPGEFVWSPVYIDPFTHVQMITASSAYYVQGEFAGVATVDLSLVDLVSYILEHAEQYNLGVSLKDGFGEAITHYNFNIVKDIYISQREFGAFNWQMDVVNSKYLVSDQVFNLVSQVELALIPILLCCILLGYYMLNQYVIRPIVSIAENVRNSKESGTIDFEYNSNDEIRFLVDSFNQKTFYLEEERRKAEVSTEAKSAFLATLSHEIRTPMNGVLGTAQILLKSDLNPEQRKMMRTLYESGDHMMTLLNEILDFSKIEQGKLELDKSAFPLENIIGSVNSVYHTLCTEKGLDFRVHSDVPVDRWYFADKARVRQILFNLLNNAVKFTARGFVEVYFKEIHVGDKHYLSIRVRDTGIGIAKDAQSKVFSPFEQAESSTTRRFGGTGLGLAIVKQIAELMDGSITLSSELGIGSSFEVVARVELATPTTPQLSATYSKNCDGLKALVVEDNRTNAIILEALLKGKGFEVFCAENGEVALERLETDTYDLVLMDNHMPIMDGVEATRRIRKLDSRNAEVLILGCTADVFEETKQRMLAAGVDHIIAKPVKDKEFDDALYFYADKLRQYQDLDKAYQELNQFDDALESLVIDLSIAIDNQAYDQALIALHSIEPMMPSDNLEGKQLLESIQSQVTHQQAPSKDDMDNLVVQLLA